The sequence AATACGATTACAAAAGGAGTTGTAAAAGTATTAACAAGTGCTACTTTTATTAGAGGTGCTATGGGTGTTTTAATGAAAATGTTTAAGAAATAATTCGCTAATAAAAAAATGCAAAGAGTTAAATTTATTGAACTAGGCTTTAAAAAAAACTTAGACACATTAATTGTGTGCCTTGGAATTCTATGTTTGGTTATAGGGCTAACAAGTTTATTCCTATTTCCTTCAAGCAAATTATCAGGTCTATCTGGATTTTCTGCTGTGTTGGTTACGTTTCCTCAATTTAAAAGTTTTTTCTATAAAAAACACATCGTATGGAACAAAGTGGGTGGTAACATAAAGATTAACACCAAGAGTAAACATTTTCTTTTTTCAGACATAGAGAATGTAGTATTTGAAAACGAAAAATTAGTTCTAAATCGCAAAAACAAATCTGAAATGGATTTTTCGCTAAGTGACATTCATGCAGATGACATTAGTAAATTAAAAGAAATATTTAACAACAAACAATTGAAGTAGACTCTGAGATTACTCCGTACTTCACAATGACATAACAATGAAAAAATACTTTATACAAAAATCTCCATTTGTGGTTCCAACAACAGATGGGAAATTAATTAAAGAACATCACGGTATTCCAACAACTGGAAATATAGCCATTTCAATCGCCCACATGATTGCTCCTCCAAAATGGAGTGAACCATTTCAAACACCCGAATTTGAAGAATATACCTATATCATTTCTGGTAAAAAGCAATTTATCATTGAAGGAGAAACTATAATTTTGGAAGCAGGACAATCCATAAAAATTGAAGCGAATACTAGAGTACAATATTCGAATCCTTTTGATTTACCTTGTGAATATATCGCAATATGCAAACCCGCTTTTGATTTTAACAAAGTGCATCGTGAGGAGATTTAATTATCAGTGTTCGGATGTCAGTATTAACCCGACGAAAGATAACAGATAAAAGATGATAGACTTATCTACTTTGTGTCAATAGATTAAGTTATTTCTGTTTATCGTTAT is a genomic window of Flavobacterium jumunjinense containing:
- a CDS encoding cupin domain-containing protein gives rise to the protein MKKYFIQKSPFVVPTTDGKLIKEHHGIPTTGNIAISIAHMIAPPKWSEPFQTPEFEEYTYIISGKKQFIIEGETIILEAGQSIKIEANTRVQYSNPFDLPCEYIAICKPAFDFNKVHREEI